A genomic stretch from Luteolibacter flavescens includes:
- a CDS encoding mechanosensitive ion channel domain-containing protein — MTRIVLHFLRIGLLAAGLASSPAVAQLPSIKLPDTKTEAAKEESAEDRIKRLRTWRDDWQAQMAALDQGVPPPAGITEEEVAARRSDLLLGIFTAENTIRALDTAGMLQQSITQTKEESAAWKGFEKPGPYSFVLHDELRRQQEGIGTRLRAYESAYTMFERELAKRQSEIKKADESVRLAQETADRAAPDHVDAELWRLEAAKLKLRALSSAAAMLQHTSENARMRTAAAEADADLLKRKIAALGTSTAFPQEDLDQLKHSTEERRKDIAKELAKIEKLQQAAISERQSAVTTADTLKAANANPTDAEKAKLAAATDRVQFLDTRLESLANRIEITGARMRFLSDYLDAQTARRILLTSESAVERTEALAALQAQLTRASAFDSLVAIRRNATMSAMQDQEGRLTSLPADSPMRPQVEELQATLRSDMDAVERFGQEIAGLHMDISRWLGDSGQVTASMTWGERFRGYGSRIAGKAKAVWNFVVYRYDDKTEVDGQVVTVKRGLSLGWLIGALLFFWVAYRIGSWLLKRGYSRMVGRGRMQQGQAETLRRWTRIALGIALALVTLNFLKIPLTAFAFLGGALAIGVGFGTQTLFKNFISGLIVLAERKVRVGDILEVDGVAGTVTTIDTRSSTVRSFDGVDLILPNSVLLESKVVNWTHGTAVVRRVVRVRVAYGSQLRLVSTILEECAAQHGVILRSPSPQVVLEDFATDALVFAVFYWVDLRANTGGGNVGSDLRFMIERRLGEAGISLASPQQSFQLNADKPLRVRMDAGEPDAPGAS; from the coding sequence GTGACACGGATCGTCCTACATTTCCTCCGGATCGGGCTGCTGGCGGCAGGACTCGCCAGCTCGCCCGCGGTCGCCCAATTGCCATCGATCAAGCTGCCCGACACCAAGACGGAAGCGGCGAAGGAGGAGTCCGCCGAGGACCGGATCAAGCGCCTGAGGACGTGGCGGGACGACTGGCAGGCCCAGATGGCGGCGCTCGACCAGGGCGTGCCACCACCGGCAGGCATCACCGAGGAGGAGGTGGCCGCGCGCCGGTCCGACCTGCTGCTCGGCATCTTCACCGCGGAGAATACCATCCGCGCGCTGGATACGGCGGGCATGCTCCAGCAGTCGATCACCCAGACGAAGGAGGAGAGCGCGGCGTGGAAGGGCTTTGAGAAGCCGGGCCCCTACTCCTTCGTCCTGCACGACGAGCTGCGGCGGCAGCAGGAGGGCATCGGGACGCGGCTGCGCGCCTATGAGTCCGCCTACACGATGTTCGAGCGGGAGCTGGCGAAGCGGCAGTCCGAGATCAAGAAGGCGGACGAGTCCGTGCGACTGGCGCAGGAGACCGCGGACCGCGCCGCGCCGGACCACGTGGATGCGGAGCTGTGGCGGCTGGAGGCGGCGAAGCTGAAGCTGCGCGCGCTGAGCTCCGCGGCGGCGATGCTCCAGCACACCTCGGAAAACGCCCGCATGCGGACGGCCGCAGCCGAAGCGGATGCCGACCTGCTGAAGCGGAAGATCGCCGCGCTGGGAACGTCCACCGCATTCCCACAGGAAGACCTCGACCAGCTCAAGCACTCCACCGAAGAACGACGGAAGGACATCGCGAAGGAACTCGCGAAGATCGAGAAGCTCCAGCAGGCCGCCATCTCGGAAAGGCAGTCCGCCGTGACCACCGCGGACACCCTGAAGGCCGCGAACGCGAATCCGACGGATGCCGAGAAAGCCAAGCTGGCGGCGGCGACGGATCGCGTGCAATTCCTCGATACACGGCTGGAAAGCCTGGCCAACCGGATCGAGATCACGGGCGCGCGCATGCGTTTCCTGAGCGACTACCTCGACGCACAGACAGCCCGCCGGATCCTGCTCACCTCCGAGTCCGCCGTGGAGCGGACCGAGGCGCTGGCCGCACTGCAGGCACAGCTCACCCGGGCGAGTGCCTTTGACTCGCTGGTGGCGATCCGGCGGAATGCGACGATGTCCGCGATGCAGGACCAGGAGGGCCGCCTGACCTCGCTACCCGCCGACTCGCCGATGCGGCCGCAGGTCGAGGAGCTGCAAGCCACCCTGCGGTCGGACATGGATGCGGTGGAAAGATTCGGCCAGGAGATCGCCGGGCTCCACATGGACATCAGCCGCTGGCTCGGTGACTCCGGACAAGTCACCGCGTCCATGACGTGGGGCGAGCGCTTCCGCGGCTACGGCTCGCGCATCGCCGGCAAGGCGAAGGCGGTGTGGAACTTCGTGGTCTATCGCTACGACGACAAGACCGAGGTGGACGGCCAGGTGGTGACCGTGAAGCGCGGGCTATCCCTCGGCTGGCTGATCGGCGCGCTGCTCTTCTTCTGGGTCGCCTACCGGATCGGCTCGTGGCTGCTGAAGCGCGGCTACTCGCGCATGGTCGGCAGGGGCCGCATGCAGCAGGGGCAGGCGGAGACGCTGCGGCGCTGGACGCGCATCGCGCTGGGCATCGCGCTCGCGCTGGTGACGCTGAATTTCCTGAAGATCCCGCTGACCGCCTTCGCCTTCCTCGGCGGCGCGCTGGCGATCGGCGTGGGCTTCGGCACGCAGACGCTCTTCAAGAACTTCATCAGCGGCCTGATCGTGCTGGCGGAGCGGAAGGTCCGCGTGGGCGACATCCTCGAGGTCGATGGCGTGGCGGGCACGGTGACGACCATCGACACGCGCTCCTCCACGGTGCGGTCCTTTGACGGCGTGGACCTGATACTGCCGAATTCCGTGCTGCTCGAGAGCAAGGTGGTGAACTGGACCCACGGCACCGCGGTGGTGCGCCGGGTGGTGCGCGTGCGCGTGGCCTATGGCTCGCAGCTCCGGTTGGTCTCGACCATCCTCGAGGAATGCGCGGCGCAGCACGGGGTGATCCTGAGAAGCCCCTCACCACAGGTGGTGCTGGAGGACTTCGCCACGGACGCGCTCGTCTTCGCGGTCTTCTACTGGGTGGACCTCCGGGCAAATACCGGCGGCGGCAACGTGGGAAGCGACCTGCGCTTCATGATCGAGCGACGCCTCGGCGAAGCGGGCATCTCGCTCGCCAGCCCGCAGCAGTCCTTCCAGCTCAATGCCGACAAGCCGCTGCGCGTCCGGATGGACGCCGGGGAGCCGGATGCTCCCGGGGCGTCGTGA
- a CDS encoding Gfo/Idh/MocA family protein, producing the protein MQKPIRVLCVGAGHMGRSHALAYHRIPGFEICGIVTRSAESRGKLNAELGGGYAEYADFHEALAATKPDAVSISTYPDTHGPYAEAAFDAGCHVFIEKPLAENVAAAEGIVAKAKSSGKKLVTGYILRHHPSWIKFIELAQTLGKPLVMRMNLNQQSFGDNWKTHKALMSSISPVVDCGVHYVDVMCQMTRSKPVRVSGIGARLTDEIPEGKINYGALQVTFEDGSVGWYEAGWGPMMSEVAFFVKDVVGPKGCASIVADKAGAEGQSSNVDAHTQTQSICLHHSQLTPEGTFEKSDESVRLDDEPDHDGLCHREQEYFLKAIHEDLDLTDHMDDALSSMRIVEAADESFRTGKTIDL; encoded by the coding sequence ATGCAGAAACCTATCCGCGTCCTTTGCGTCGGAGCCGGCCACATGGGCCGCTCGCACGCGCTTGCCTACCACCGAATCCCCGGCTTCGAGATCTGCGGGATCGTCACCCGCTCGGCCGAGAGCCGCGGAAAGCTGAATGCCGAGCTGGGCGGCGGCTATGCGGAGTATGCCGATTTCCACGAGGCGCTGGCGGCCACGAAGCCGGACGCGGTGAGCATCTCCACCTATCCGGATACCCACGGCCCCTACGCGGAGGCTGCCTTTGACGCCGGTTGCCACGTCTTCATCGAGAAGCCGCTGGCCGAGAATGTCGCCGCCGCGGAGGGCATCGTCGCGAAGGCGAAGTCGAGCGGGAAGAAGCTGGTGACCGGCTACATCCTCCGCCACCACCCGAGCTGGATCAAGTTCATCGAGCTGGCGCAGACGCTCGGCAAGCCGCTGGTGATGCGCATGAACCTCAACCAGCAGTCCTTTGGCGACAACTGGAAGACCCACAAGGCGCTGATGTCCTCCATCTCGCCGGTGGTGGATTGCGGCGTCCACTATGTCGATGTGATGTGCCAGATGACGCGGTCGAAGCCCGTGCGCGTGTCCGGCATCGGCGCGCGCCTCACGGACGAGATCCCCGAGGGGAAAATCAACTACGGCGCGCTGCAGGTGACCTTCGAGGACGGCTCGGTCGGCTGGTACGAGGCCGGGTGGGGTCCGATGATGAGCGAGGTCGCCTTCTTCGTGAAGGACGTCGTGGGGCCAAAGGGCTGCGCCTCCATCGTCGCGGACAAAGCGGGCGCGGAGGGCCAGAGTTCGAACGTGGACGCCCACACGCAGACGCAGTCCATCTGCCTGCACCACTCGCAGCTCACGCCGGAAGGCACCTTCGAGAAGTCCGACGAATCCGTCCGCCTCGATGACGAGCCGGATCATGACGGCTTGTGCCATCGCGAGCAGGAGTATTTCCTGAAGGCGATCCACGAGGATCTCGACCTGACCGATCACATGGATGACGCGCTGTCATCCATGCGTATCGTCGAAGCCGCGGACGAAAGCTTCCGCACCGGAAAGACCATCGATCTCTGA
- a CDS encoding peptide chain release factor 3: MSVSHPSSIRRTLAIISHPDAGKTTLTEKFLLYGGAIDLAGSVTSRRDRRQTTSDWMELEKQRGISISSTVLQFQYGGYHVNLLDTPGHEDFSEDTYRVLTAVDAVIMVVDAGKGVEARTRKLFEICRLRGIPIFTFINKLDRPTRSPIDLVDEIENVLGIASHPMNWPLGDGPRFRGLIQRRDGQLNLFEKTKAGAYRAPVSVLGLTDPAVREHVDGDLVDKAVEEMELLDIAGAPFDLERVLKGELTPVFFGSAANNFGIQLLLDGFLSMAPEPSGRKSGETMIEPEDKRFSGFVFKIQANMNPKHRDRMAFIRIVSGKFERDMQVWHGSAAKQIRLSNSQKLFAQEREIVDEAFAGDVVGLVGNQPFEIGDTLTVDNSIKFDEIPVFPPECFANIRGRSTATAKRFRAGMDQLVREGVIQLFETAGGSASLLGAIGPLQFEVLKYRLESEYGAEVIVEHCPWQVIRWLMKDDEPVTGAFPPTDDLPGGCALAKDAAGHWVVLAEAEWALRSFKRYHEQWELAERLVK, from the coding sequence GTGTCTGTGTCTCATCCGTCATCCATCCGCCGCACGCTCGCCATCATCTCCCACCCGGACGCCGGCAAGACGACGCTCACGGAGAAATTCCTCCTCTACGGGGGTGCCATCGACCTCGCGGGCTCCGTGACCTCGCGCCGCGACCGCCGCCAGACCACCTCCGACTGGATGGAGCTGGAAAAGCAGCGCGGGATCTCGATTTCCTCCACCGTCCTGCAATTCCAATACGGCGGCTACCACGTCAACCTATTGGACACCCCGGGTCACGAGGACTTCTCGGAAGACACCTACCGCGTGCTGACCGCCGTGGACGCCGTGATCATGGTGGTGGACGCCGGCAAGGGCGTGGAGGCCCGGACGCGCAAGCTCTTCGAAATCTGCCGCCTCCGCGGCATCCCGATCTTCACCTTCATCAACAAGCTCGACCGCCCGACCCGCTCGCCGATCGACCTGGTGGACGAGATCGAGAACGTCCTTGGCATCGCCTCCCACCCGATGAACTGGCCGCTCGGCGACGGCCCGCGCTTCCGCGGCCTGATCCAGCGCCGCGACGGGCAGCTCAATCTCTTCGAGAAGACGAAGGCCGGTGCCTACCGCGCGCCCGTCTCCGTGCTCGGCCTGACCGACCCCGCCGTGCGCGAGCACGTGGATGGCGACCTGGTGGACAAGGCCGTGGAGGAAATGGAGCTGCTGGACATCGCCGGTGCGCCCTTCGACCTGGAGCGCGTGCTGAAGGGCGAGCTGACGCCCGTCTTCTTCGGCTCGGCGGCGAACAACTTCGGCATCCAGCTCCTGCTCGATGGCTTCCTCTCGATGGCCCCGGAGCCCTCCGGCCGGAAGTCCGGCGAGACGATGATCGAGCCGGAGGACAAGCGCTTCAGCGGCTTCGTCTTCAAGATCCAGGCGAACATGAACCCGAAGCACCGGGACCGCATGGCCTTCATCCGCATCGTCTCCGGGAAATTCGAGCGCGACATGCAGGTCTGGCACGGCTCCGCCGCCAAGCAGATCCGCCTCTCCAATTCCCAGAAGCTCTTTGCCCAGGAACGTGAGATCGTCGATGAAGCCTTCGCCGGTGACGTCGTCGGCCTCGTCGGCAACCAGCCCTTTGAAATCGGCGACACGCTGACCGTGGACAACTCGATCAAGTTTGACGAGATCCCGGTCTTCCCGCCCGAGTGCTTTGCCAATATCCGCGGCCGCAGCACCGCCACCGCCAAGCGCTTCCGCGCGGGCATGGACCAACTCGTCCGCGAGGGTGTCATCCAGCTCTTCGAGACGGCGGGCGGCTCCGCCTCGCTGCTCGGCGCAATCGGCCCGCTGCAGTTCGAAGTGCTCAAGTATCGCCTCGAGTCGGAATACGGCGCAGAGGTCATCGTCGAGCACTGCCCGTGGCAGGTGATCCGCTGGCTGATGAAGGACGACGAGCCCGTCACCGGTGCCTTCCCTCCCACCGACGATCTCCCCGGCGGCTGTGCCCTCGCCAAGGACGCCGCCGGCCACTGGGTCGTCCTCGCCGAAGCCGAATGGGCTCTCCGCAGCTTCAAGCGCTACCACGAACAGTGGGAGCTCGCGGAGCGGCTGGTCAAATAG
- a CDS encoding VC0807 family protein, whose translation MPDPKAKSPSQEHPLANILINVLIPVLALSYLSKDPALQVKLGKSVQPWHIGPMWAMIVALLPPLAYGIWHFVKTRKGNVFSALGFISVLLTGGLTLYLWNADGTVKPNAGLLFGIKEGSIPLVLAFAILTSHKSASPLIRVFLYNDSIFDIPKIEQRVAERGTQDGYSRLLLQATRFFAGSFFLSAAMNLGLALWFFRGFDSMAPDALETYNSIVGKLTGWSFAVIGLPVMAILFVILMRLLKGLRELTGMDDKELMLPR comes from the coding sequence ATGCCCGATCCCAAGGCCAAATCGCCGTCCCAGGAGCATCCGCTCGCGAATATCCTGATCAACGTGCTGATCCCGGTGCTGGCCCTCAGCTACCTGAGCAAGGACCCTGCTCTCCAAGTGAAGCTCGGGAAGTCCGTGCAGCCATGGCACATCGGCCCGATGTGGGCGATGATCGTCGCGCTGCTGCCACCGCTCGCCTACGGCATCTGGCACTTCGTGAAGACGCGGAAGGGGAATGTCTTCTCCGCCCTCGGCTTCATCTCCGTGCTGCTCACCGGCGGCCTGACGCTCTATCTGTGGAATGCAGATGGCACGGTGAAGCCGAATGCCGGGCTGCTCTTCGGCATCAAGGAAGGCTCCATCCCGCTGGTGCTGGCCTTCGCCATCCTGACCTCCCACAAGTCGGCGAGCCCGCTGATCCGCGTCTTCCTCTACAATGACTCCATCTTCGATATCCCGAAGATCGAGCAGCGGGTTGCCGAGCGCGGCACGCAGGATGGCTACTCGCGGCTGCTCCTGCAGGCCACGCGCTTCTTTGCCGGGTCCTTCTTCCTGAGCGCTGCGATGAATCTCGGCCTCGCGCTGTGGTTCTTCCGCGGCTTCGACTCCATGGCCCCGGACGCGCTGGAGACCTACAACAGCATCGTGGGCAAGCTCACCGGCTGGAGCTTCGCGGTGATCGGCCTGCCGGTGATGGCGATCCTCTTCGTGATCCTCATGCGCCTGCTGAAGGGCCTGCGCGAGCTGACCGGCATGGATGACAAGGAGCTGATGCTGCCGAGGTAA
- a CDS encoding 3-keto-disaccharide hydrolase: protein MKSIFALALLLPLVSPAELKSVPLFNGKDLSGWKGEGYVIEDGAIVCTPQGRNLMTEQTYANYAFDFEFKLPAAGNNGIGIHYPGEGDAAYTGMEVQVLDDTAEKYKDLKPYQFHGSLYTLLAAKKAPLKPVGEWNQERIVVNGDFVQVSVNGEIITEGKLSDLSKEFPKHEGVKRRSGHIAFCGHGDQVAFRKMSIIEFPPTANEEGATKAGFTKIFDGASLKGWAHTEADLAHWKPVNGILKYDGKANDLWSEKEYGDFDLAFDWRWAAPGPLMKRPVIGPDGKETGEQVEVQELDSGVYVRGNSKSQVNLWNWPCGSGEVYGYRTDKTQPAEVIAGVTPKAKADNPVGEWNRTMISMRGDKLTVSINGQTVIEDAQLPGVAAKGKIALQHHGSQIDFANIWIKEL, encoded by the coding sequence ATGAAATCCATCTTCGCACTCGCCCTCCTGCTTCCGCTCGTGTCGCCGGCGGAGCTGAAGTCCGTCCCGCTCTTCAATGGCAAGGACCTTTCCGGCTGGAAGGGTGAAGGCTACGTCATCGAGGACGGCGCCATCGTCTGCACGCCTCAGGGGCGGAACCTGATGACGGAGCAGACCTACGCGAACTACGCGTTCGACTTCGAGTTCAAGCTCCCCGCCGCGGGGAACAATGGCATCGGCATCCACTATCCCGGCGAGGGCGATGCCGCCTACACCGGCATGGAAGTGCAAGTGCTCGACGATACCGCGGAGAAGTACAAGGACCTCAAGCCCTACCAATTCCACGGCTCGCTCTACACGCTGCTCGCCGCGAAGAAGGCCCCGCTGAAGCCGGTGGGCGAGTGGAACCAGGAGCGCATCGTCGTGAATGGCGACTTCGTCCAGGTGAGCGTGAATGGCGAGATCATCACGGAGGGGAAGCTGAGCGACCTGAGCAAGGAATTCCCGAAGCACGAGGGGGTGAAGCGCCGCTCCGGCCACATCGCCTTCTGCGGCCACGGCGACCAGGTCGCCTTCCGCAAGATGAGCATCATCGAATTCCCTCCCACGGCGAATGAGGAAGGCGCGACGAAGGCGGGCTTCACGAAGATTTTCGACGGCGCCTCGCTGAAAGGCTGGGCCCACACCGAGGCCGACCTTGCCCACTGGAAGCCCGTGAATGGCATCCTCAAGTACGACGGCAAGGCCAACGACCTGTGGTCGGAGAAGGAATACGGCGACTTCGATCTCGCCTTCGACTGGCGCTGGGCGGCCCCCGGCCCGCTGATGAAGCGCCCGGTCATCGGACCGGATGGCAAGGAAACCGGCGAGCAGGTGGAAGTGCAGGAACTCGACAGCGGCGTCTATGTGCGCGGCAACTCGAAGAGCCAGGTGAACCTCTGGAACTGGCCCTGCGGCTCGGGCGAGGTCTACGGCTACCGCACCGACAAGACCCAGCCCGCCGAGGTCATCGCCGGCGTGACGCCGAAGGCGAAAGCCGACAATCCCGTGGGCGAATGGAACCGCACGATGATCTCGATGCGGGGCGACAAGCTCACCGTCTCCATCAATGGCCAGACGGTGATCGAGGATGCCCAGCTTCCCGGGGTGGCGGCAAAGGGCAAGATCGCCCTGCAGCACCACGGTTCGCAGATCGACTTCGCGAATATCTGGATCAAGGAACTCTGA
- a CDS encoding esterase/lipase family protein, which produces MKFLAVLAAALALTSCIAPVSFQVVKTVPPPGDYSTAPLDAALRELQAGKAATDPMIASGHFLECARLAGDKALVGEPGAVGLYNYAVGRLVERLEKEKALPWGRTIQVGSGPTARTLRGKLEPKAANVHREYHVVDTYDFRGKYAAIKATRPGLGAPLVVMADPDPNYRKNYDPPRVTMALTAIVRAEGERGAVLELHDPLEEDRIAIAGRNPVLAANFSAPVSFVVAVTRPDKLGLIRLFNPQKYSDTAGLIRLQKYDKERIPVLLVHGLQDTPATWVPMYQSLIQDPELRDRYQFWVFSYPSGYPYPYSASLLRKELEGVKRVFKGHKDIVIVGHSMGSLISRLMVTDAGDKIWRDVFHKGPEAMKISGSSRALLRDSLMFEHRGEISRAIFMSAPHRGSEIATTWIGSLASRLVRMPTFLADARNAVASLVTVDAASMQLERAPNSIDTLSPGNSFVKAVNKLPIAPGIPYHSIMGDRGKGGNKDHTRPMMSDGVVAFWSSHLDGAASEKVVPSHHSTHQHPDGIAEVRRILKLHLRSGRQ; this is translated from the coding sequence ATGAAATTCCTGGCCGTCCTCGCCGCAGCCCTCGCGCTCACCTCGTGCATCGCCCCGGTCTCCTTCCAGGTGGTGAAGACGGTGCCGCCGCCTGGCGACTACAGCACCGCCCCGCTGGATGCAGCGCTGCGGGAGCTACAGGCGGGGAAGGCGGCCACCGACCCAATGATCGCGAGCGGGCACTTCCTCGAGTGCGCGCGGCTCGCGGGGGACAAGGCGCTGGTCGGCGAGCCGGGAGCGGTGGGCCTCTACAACTACGCCGTGGGCCGGCTGGTCGAGCGGCTGGAGAAGGAAAAGGCGCTGCCGTGGGGCCGCACGATCCAGGTCGGCAGCGGCCCGACCGCCCGCACGCTGCGCGGGAAGCTGGAGCCGAAGGCCGCGAACGTCCACCGCGAGTATCATGTGGTGGATACCTACGACTTCCGCGGGAAATACGCGGCGATCAAGGCGACCCGGCCCGGACTCGGCGCGCCGCTGGTGGTGATGGCGGACCCGGACCCGAACTACCGGAAGAACTACGATCCGCCCCGGGTGACCATGGCGCTGACGGCGATCGTGCGAGCGGAGGGCGAGCGCGGCGCGGTGCTGGAGCTGCACGATCCGCTGGAGGAGGACCGCATCGCCATCGCGGGGCGAAATCCGGTGCTCGCGGCGAATTTCAGCGCGCCCGTCAGCTTCGTGGTGGCCGTCACCCGCCCGGACAAGCTCGGGCTGATCCGGCTCTTCAATCCGCAGAAATACTCGGACACCGCGGGGCTGATCCGCCTGCAGAAGTATGACAAGGAGCGCATCCCCGTGCTCCTCGTCCACGGCCTGCAGGACACGCCCGCGACCTGGGTGCCGATGTACCAGTCGCTGATCCAGGACCCGGAGCTCCGGGACCGCTATCAATTCTGGGTCTTCAGCTACCCGAGCGGCTATCCCTATCCCTACTCCGCCTCGCTGCTGCGGAAGGAATTGGAGGGGGTGAAGCGGGTCTTCAAGGGGCACAAGGACATCGTCATCGTGGGCCACAGCATGGGCAGCCTGATCAGCCGGCTGATGGTGACGGACGCGGGGGACAAGATCTGGCGCGACGTCTTCCACAAGGGGCCGGAAGCCATGAAGATCAGCGGGTCGAGCCGGGCGCTGCTGCGGGATTCGCTGATGTTCGAGCATCGCGGGGAGATCAGCCGCGCGATCTTCATGTCCGCGCCGCACCGGGGATCGGAGATCGCCACGACGTGGATCGGCAGCCTCGCCTCGCGGCTGGTGCGGATGCCGACCTTCCTCGCCGACGCGCGGAACGCGGTCGCCTCGCTCGTAACCGTGGATGCTGCCTCGATGCAGCTCGAGCGTGCGCCGAACAGCATCGACACGCTGTCGCCCGGAAACAGCTTCGTAAAGGCGGTGAACAAGCTGCCCATCGCTCCCGGCATCCCGTATCACTCGATCATGGGCGACCGCGGAAAGGGCGGGAACAAGGACCACACGCGGCCGATGATGTCGGATGGCGTGGTGGCTTTTTGGAGCTCTCATCTCGACGGAGCGGCGTCGGAAAAGGTGGTGCCGTCCCACCACAGCACTCACCAGCACCCGGACGGCATCGCCGAGGTGCGGCGCATCCTGAAGCTGCACCTGCGGAGCGGTCGCCAATGA
- a CDS encoding TonB-dependent receptor has product MKAALFSSARLPIALAALACPLAAHAQDALPEMTVLAERRGGSVADLPGWTLAEWTAGDLSREAPRTLDEVLAGEPSFSLYRRQTSLFGNPTSAGVSLRNTGATAASRTLVVLDGIPQNDPFGGWVYWARHDPSTLESVRIVPAARAAVWGNASPAGVVQLTSHPAFEERHLLRVGAGGQGTYSASTSHTLVADDESMAVSFSAFGMHSDGFHALPSWQRGTIDRRLAIDSHGADLKLAWRAAPGIIVEPMFSWYEEDRNNGTPLAGNSTEALDFALRVTSEEEGGISWQALAYRQQRRFQSMFTSVNATRTAETPSLDQFHVPGDGTGAAFTLQWEPEGPWSLTAGADFRHVDGATNEDAGFVAGSFVRRRQAGGEQSLTGIFAAAGYEFTGSTRLDASLRLDAWELEDGRRIEKSLTNGALLRKDILPDRDGIEPSFALALSHDLTGDVTLGLSAGTSFRLPTLNELHRPFRVRNDITEANPALDPERFYSIEGTVDWQAAKGVKFDAGLFHHWIRDAIANVPVTDPALIAALFGTIPPGGSGSQRQNVDEARVLGIQAGAEWMPRDAVTLRLDGIWSETEFSKSTRQPLLEGQPFPQAPDLRLIASADWRATAAITLSAGYEYGAHQYDDAVAQRRIPSYTSARIGATWQATEQVMLHARIDNLFDQEIATGLSSDGLRTIAAPRSLWLGAEWAF; this is encoded by the coding sequence ATGAAAGCCGCCCTTTTCTCCTCCGCCCGTCTCCCGATCGCTCTCGCCGCGCTCGCTTGTCCGCTTGCCGCGCATGCGCAGGACGCCCTGCCCGAGATGACCGTGCTGGCGGAGCGCCGCGGCGGCAGCGTGGCGGATCTCCCGGGCTGGACGCTCGCGGAGTGGACCGCCGGGGATCTCTCCCGCGAGGCACCCCGCACGCTGGACGAGGTGCTGGCCGGTGAGCCTTCCTTCTCGCTCTACCGCCGCCAGACCTCGCTCTTTGGCAATCCCACGTCGGCCGGGGTGAGCCTGCGGAATACCGGGGCCACCGCGGCCTCGCGCACGCTGGTGGTGCTGGATGGCATTCCGCAGAATGACCCCTTCGGCGGCTGGGTCTATTGGGCCCGGCACGATCCCTCGACGCTGGAGTCCGTCCGCATCGTGCCCGCCGCCCGCGCCGCCGTGTGGGGGAATGCGAGCCCCGCGGGCGTGGTGCAGCTCACCAGCCATCCCGCCTTTGAGGAGCGCCACCTGCTGCGCGTCGGAGCGGGGGGGCAGGGTACCTACTCGGCCTCGACCTCGCACACGCTGGTGGCGGATGACGAATCGATGGCCGTCAGCTTCTCCGCCTTCGGCATGCATTCGGATGGCTTCCACGCCTTGCCGTCGTGGCAGCGCGGGACCATCGACCGCCGGCTGGCGATCGACTCCCACGGTGCGGACCTGAAGCTCGCCTGGCGTGCCGCCCCTGGCATCATCGTAGAGCCGATGTTCTCCTGGTACGAGGAGGACCGTAACAACGGCACGCCGCTCGCGGGGAACTCCACCGAGGCGCTCGACTTCGCCCTGCGCGTCACCTCGGAGGAAGAGGGCGGCATCTCCTGGCAGGCGCTGGCCTACCGGCAGCAGCGGCGCTTCCAGTCCATGTTCACCTCGGTGAATGCCACGCGCACCGCGGAGACGCCGTCGCTCGATCAATTCCACGTGCCCGGCGATGGCACCGGTGCGGCCTTCACCCTGCAGTGGGAGCCGGAGGGGCCGTGGTCGCTCACCGCGGGTGCCGATTTCCGCCACGTCGATGGCGCGACGAATGAAGACGCGGGCTTCGTCGCGGGGAGCTTCGTCCGCAGGCGGCAGGCGGGCGGCGAGCAGAGCCTCACCGGTATCTTCGCCGCCGCGGGGTATGAATTCACCGGCTCTACCCGCCTGGATGCCAGCCTGCGCCTCGATGCCTGGGAGCTGGAAGACGGCCGCCGCATCGAGAAGTCCCTCACGAATGGCGCCCTGCTGCGGAAGGACATCCTGCCGGACCGCGATGGCATCGAGCCGTCCTTCGCGCTCGCCCTGTCGCACGATCTCACCGGCGACGTGACGCTCGGCCTCTCCGCCGGGACCAGCTTCCGACTGCCCACGCTGAATGAACTGCACCGGCCCTTCCGCGTGCGGAATGACATCACGGAGGCAAATCCCGCGCTCGATCCGGAGCGCTTCTACAGCATCGAGGGCACGGTGGATTGGCAGGCTGCGAAGGGCGTGAAATTTGACGCCGGCCTCTTCCACCACTGGATCCGCGATGCCATCGCGAATGTCCCGGTGACGGATCCCGCGCTGATCGCCGCGCTCTTCGGCACCATTCCGCCCGGCGGCTCCGGCTCGCAGCGGCAGAATGTGGACGAGGCCCGCGTGCTCGGCATCCAGGCCGGGGCGGAGTGGATGCCGCGCGATGCAGTGACGCTGCGGCTGGATGGCATCTGGAGCGAGACGGAATTCAGCAAGTCCACCCGGCAGCCCCTGCTCGAGGGCCAACCCTTCCCGCAGGCTCCGGACCTCCGCCTCATCGCCTCCGCCGACTGGCGTGCCACCGCCGCGATCACCCTTTCCGCAGGCTACGAATACGGCGCGCACCAGTATGACGACGCCGTCGCGCAACGCCGCATCCCCAGCTACACCAGCGCCCGCATCGGTGCCACCTGGCAGGCCACGGAGCAGGTGATGCTGCACGCCCGCATCGACAATCTCTTCGACCAGGAAATCGCCACCGGCCTCAGCAGCGACGGCCTCCGCACCATCGCCGCCCCCCGCTCCCTCTGGCTGGGAGCCGAGTGGGCCTTCTGA